The following coding sequences are from one Sciurus carolinensis chromosome 11, mSciCar1.2, whole genome shotgun sequence window:
- the LOC124959407 gene encoding olfactory receptor 4C16-like has product MQLNNNVTEFILLGLTQDPFRKKIVFVTFLFFYLGTLLGNLLIITTIKTSRALGSPMYFFLFHLSLPDTCFSTSIAPRTIVDVLLKNTTISFSECIIQVFPLHFFGCLEIFILILMAVDHYVAICKPLHCMTIMSRWVCSVLVAVAWVGSCAHSLVQIFLALCLPFCGPSEINHYFCDLEPLFKLACTDTYVTNLLLVSNSGAICTVSFVMLMFSYIIILHSLRNHSAEGRRKALSTCMSHIVVVILFFVPCIFMYTRPATTFPMDKMIAVFYTIATPLINPLIYTLRNAEVKKAMRKLWSKKLVSDDQL; this is encoded by the coding sequence ATGCAACTGAACAATAATGTGACTGAGTTCATCCTACTTGGGTTGACACAAGATccatttaggaagaaaatagtatttgtcacatttttgtttttctatttggggACTTTGCTGGGTAACTTGCTCATTATTACCACCATCAAGACCAGTCGGGCACTCGGCAGTCCaatgtacttctttcttttccatttatcctTACCTGATACCTGCTTCTCTACTTCCATAGCTCCTAGAACAATTGTGGATGTCCTTTTGAAGAACACGACTATTTCTTTCAGTGAGTGCATAATCCAAGTCTTTCCGTTACATTTCTTTGGTTGCCTGGAGATCTTCATTCTCATCCTCATGGCTGTTGaccactatgtggccatctgcaagcccctgcACTGCATGACCATAATGAGTCGCTGGGTCTGTAGTGTGTTGGTGGCCGTGGCCTGGGTGGGGTCCTGTGCACATTCTTTAGTTCAGATTTTTCTTGCCTTGTGTTTGCCTTTCTGTGGTCCCAGTGAAATCAATCACTACTTCTGTGACTTGGAACCCTTGTTTAAGCTCGCCTGTACAGACACATATGTGACCAACTTACTCCTGGTGTCCAACAGTGGGGCCATTTGTACAGTGAGTTTTGTCATGCTGATGTTCTCCTACATCATCATCTTGCATTCTCTGAGAAACCACAGtgcagaagggaggagaaaggcccTCTCCACCTGCATGTCTCACATTGTTGTGGTCATTTTGTTCTTTGTCCCTTGCATATTTATGTACACAAGACCTGCAACCACCTTCCCCATGGATAAGATGATAGCTGTGTTTTATACCATTGCAACACCTTTGATCAATCCTCTGATTTACACACTGAGAAATGCAGAAGTGAAAAAGGCCATGAGGAAGTTGTGGAGCAAGAAATTGGTCTCAGATGACCAGCTTTAA